The following are from one region of the Candidatus Eisenbacteria bacterium genome:
- a CDS encoding dihydrofolate reductase family protein gives SSVLAHTLIAADLVDEYRLLLYPVSLGGGKKLFPDGTRVNLNLFESKIFPSGVMLMRYAAAPA, from the coding sequence GCAGCAGCGTGCTGGCGCACACGCTGATCGCCGCGGATCTCGTCGACGAGTACCGCCTGCTCCTCTACCCGGTATCGCTCGGCGGGGGCAAGAAACTGTTCCCGGACGGGACGCGGGTCAATCTGAACTTGTTCGAGTCGAAGATCTTTCCCTCGGGCGTCATGCTCATGCGCTACGCCGCCGCGCCAGCCTGA